GTGGTCCATACGAAGATTTTCAGGAAACATGCAAGTACATGGCATACTTTTTAGGTACCTTTCCGCCAGAGCAGTGATAGGTGGTTTTGTTTCATCAACCAGGTTTTCAAAATACCTTGAACCGGTACATAAGTCGTCACTAACAATTTGCAAGCCATTATTCTCCATCAACCGAATTAAACCCAGATCTGTCAAAATACTACCGGAAAGATGTACCCTAAACTTATCGATTTTTTGTCCTATTGCAGGCCTGGCGTCGCTCACCAATGCCTCTAAGAGAGGAATACTTTCTTCCCTACTTATCCCCATTGAACCATGAATAGCTTCATACAGAATTGAGGAATCTAAATTCCCTTGCCGTCTTGCTATGTCAAGTTCGTGAAAAAGGCTCCGGCTTCGATTGTATATTTGTATAGATTTTAAGAGCGCTTCTTCTGATATAACACAGTTAATTAGCTCTTTTTCCATACTATTAATTAAAATTTCAATTTCTTTTTCAAAAGTTATAATTGATTCATCAGCCCTTGGATCTGGAATAGAAAGATGATGGTGAAATTTTCCAGAAAAGGTCTCGTAAGGATGTGACGACACAACCCCATCCAGAAAATCGCATTCCTTTAGAACTAAATCGATTTTGCTACCAGCAATTATCCTAAAGGGTAACACACCTGCAGCATGAAGCAGTTCTTCCGGAAGACAACTGCAAAAATATCCAATCACTTTACCTCCGTTTTCATGCCATTTAATTGCAATATCTCTAGCCGATTCATAGACACTAGCAGCCTCTCTTCCCATGGCGACTTTTCTCCTTAATGTTTTTAACTAGTAGGCTAGCAAAATACATGCCAAACTTTTTCCCTTTGTTTTTAGGCACTACAGACTCTTTGGGTATTAAAAATTGTTTACAATATAAACAACATTGTGCAGCAACATAGAAAAGTCAGTGAGGAGTAGGAAAACTTTTAGATGTATAGATAGTAGACAGTTATATATTATTTTCTTAGAAATAAGAGAAATGTTTTTTCCAGCAATTTAAAAAAAACCCCGGCTCCAAAAAGACCCGGGTGGTTCAATCATCTTTGTTGCTATTCTTTAGCCATATATACAAGGCGACAAGGACATCCAGTGTCTAGCAAATTATCTTCGTGAAAAAACTTCTAGTCGGACTTATACCCTCTGATTAATGCTAACCATACCTTATTACTTGCATACTCAGACGCTTCAATGGCGTAAGAGCCCCCGCGCCGACCTCCAACTACTAACACATCTGCAGTTAACACCGTTTAGTCCGCTATAATTACCCTCACAATGTTAATTATTTTAAAATATTAGATTTTTTAATATTAATATTTGTATAAATTTGTACAGCTCAAGTCGCATGTTTTTCCACTACCTGAGATTAAACTCACTTAGACCCTGAACTGCGCCGAACAAAAAACAGCGCCGGTCCTTGACAATCATGCCACTGGGCCGAAAGTTACCGTTACCTAACTGAAAAAGGTTTTTATAAAACAACCGATTTTTTTGACTAGTTATAGGGAAGCAGTCTGTTGCTTCCTGAATTCTGCATAGTCCTTACCTTCCAAAAGCAAGGAGACAAGACACCCTCCCAGCAAAGCCCAGAAGGCGGCACTTATTTGTAGTACGGTGATATTAGAGGCTCCAATAATAAAGGCAAAGAATCCACCCATTAAAAACTTTCCTTCAGCAAATGTATCAATTAAGGAACTGCTGACAACCCTTAACATAGCTAACCCAGCGACAATGGTCACTAAGGGTTTTGGGATAACTGCTAAAAAGGCAACCAAAGGAATTACAAAAGGCCCTGCAATACCGTAAAAGAAGTCGTTTAAAAAGCTGGCTCCGTATCTAAGTTCCTTTTTACCCACTTCCGGGGAACAAGTCATCACCGTCATTGGGCCAGCAATGTTCACGTTATGAATCCCCAAAAAAGGTCCCAAGGTACCAAAAATGCCGCTATAAATAGTCATGGCATTAACTGGGGGATCATAACCAAGTGCTTTAAGAACTCCGATAGACTGGGCATTTTCTGCTCCAATAACCAGAATTGCTAAAGGTATTCCTACAGAAATAGCTGCCATCAAGTTGAACTGAGGCTTAACAAACATGGGACCAGTCAAAGTAAAATGAACTCCGGAGAAATCGGGAGAACCGGTAACTATAAAAGCGATTACTCCAAAAACTAATGCGCCTAAAGCTCCAGGGATATTTTTCATAAAGCGGGCAACTAATAAATAACCACCCATGCCTGGAAGGCACAACCAATCATGAAAATTAGCTAAGTTATTGCAAAGGTTGGATTTTTTGCTACATTGAAATTATCAGGGACAAAGGTTGATTTTATTTTGATGGTATAACCTCGTTAAATAACCTAACTTGATTGCTTTTGAGCACAGCCAATTGTCGCCCCTTGTTCTTAAGGACTTGGGAACAGCACGGGTACTAAAATCTTTATTTCTCGAGCAATCATCCCTGAAATTCTTTGGAGCAGGAGTGAGTTACATGCAAGACATCCTGGAAATATGTTGTGGTCTTGATGTCCACAAAGAAACGGTTGTAGCCTGCCTATTAAAAGGCAATGTTGACGGGGAACCGGTTAAAACCATCCGCACCTTTTCCACCCTTCTTGCCGGGCTAGATGAAATGAAAGTTTGGCTAGAAAATGAGAACTGTCGGCATGTTGCAATGGAAAGCACCGGCATCTATTGGCAGCCTGTATATAACGTGTTGGAAGAAGCCTTTGACGGCAGTATGGTTTTGATTGTTGCCAATGCCCGGCATATGAAAAATGTACCCGGTAAAAAGACCGACATGAAGGACGCCGAATGGATAGCTACCCTTTGCGTGCCGGATTATTAGAAGGAAGTTTTGTTCCTCCAAACCAATCCGGGAACTCCGTAATCTGACCCGGTACCGCAAAAGTATCATCGAGGAAATTACGTCACAGAAAAACCGGATCGAAAAACACTTACAAAGCTGCGGCTTTAAGCTCTCTACCTTCCTGACCGATATCTTCGGCGTATCGGGCCGGGCGATTATGGATCATCTTAGCCACCATGGGAAAATATCCGCCCGGGAAGTAGAGAATTTTGTAAAGGGGCGTGCTAAGAATAAGCTCCATGAGATCAAACAGGCTGTCAATGGCAAAATGGATGTTCATCAAAGAGAGTTTCTAAAGCTATTGTTAGGTTGGCTAGATCAGCATTACGAGCATCTCCGTCAAGTAGAGCAAAACTTAGAAGAAAAACTGGCTCAGTATCAAAGACAACTAGAGCAACTAGACGGCATACCGGGCATTGATAAAACTGCAGCAGCAGCCATTTTGGCGGAAATCGGAATTGATATGAGTCGTTTTAAAACCGCTGAACATATCTGTTCCTGGGCGGGCTTAAGCCCCGGTAACAATGAAAGTGCAGGAAAAAAAAGTCCACTCGTACCACCAACGGTAACACCTATTTAAAACGGATCCTATGTGAAGTTGCTTGGTGCATCACCCGAATACGTCAAAGCTACTTATCATCCTGGTATTGGAAAATCAAACAACGCCGTGGCGCCAAAAAAGCTCTTGTTGCATTAGCCAGAAAAGTTCTCGTAATAATATACAACCTGTTAAAAAATGATGCTGATTACGATGAAACATCCTTTGAAAAAGCCAAACAAAAACAGGAAAAGTTCCGAGTTAAAAGGATTATTGCTGAAGCTAAGAAACTAGGTCTGGAGGTGATAGAACCCCACGAGGTTGCTTAACAGCTACAATGGTTTTTCCAAAAGAATTAATTTCACTGATGCAAGATCTGCATTGGCTAGTTAATTATTACCTTTTTACGGGTTATCCTGGTTGCCATATGCAGTTGTTAAAGAATATTTCAAATTTATTTTCGTACTAACCTATAAACGCGGCTCCGGCCACAACAGGTGCATCCTGTATGGCCCCCGGAATACCGGTTACAAACCTTAAAAGCACTCCGGCAGTCATACCCAGTACAACAGGCATGGGTAAGATCGCCATTACTTTTTTTATAGTACCTGTTACTCCAAGAAGAAAGACGATAATACCTGCCACGACGGCAGCTCCATATAATTCATTGATAGTAAAACTAGTTGCAGCTGTAGCAAACATTACACCCCCCGTGATAGACGATGCTCCTGCAATTGGTTTTTTATAATATAAATTTAGAAACCAACATAAAAAGCCCCCTAAAACATGAACAGCGAACAACCAGCCAACAATTGCTCCATTTGGCCAACCACCTTCTTGTGCAGATTTAATAAAAATTACATCCACACTTATCCCAAAAATTGCCGCTATTAATGCTTGACTAATCGCGGGAGTTGTAAAAGTTTTTGGCAAATCTTTAATACCAGAGGCATAACCTGGTCCTTTTTCAAACCAGTGAAAGTTCATATAACTACCTCCTCGTTTCTCACTATAGATGTTGGGCAGCCATCAACCTACATTCTTTTTTTTCTTCATTTCTTCTTGTTTTCTTAATACGTTTCTTTGGATTTTTCCAGTAGAAGTTCTTGGAAGCTCATCTGCTTTCGCAAATTCGATCTCCCGGGGGTATTTATATTCAGCCAAGTGTTTTTTCGTATACTCCTGTAATTCAACTATCAGCTCCTCAGATGGTTCATAACCTTCCTTAAGGACTACGAATGCTTTGACGATATTTTGTCTAATTGGGTCAGGCGAAGCTACAACTGCAGATTCCAAGACGGCTGGATGCTCATTAAGAACAGCCTCTACTTCACCTCCAGGAATCTTATAGCCTGAAGTGACAATCATATCATCAGTACGACCTTTGTACCAAAAATACCCATCTTCATCTTGAACAAAAGTTAACCCTGGGCGACTCCAACCATTCCATACCCCTTTCATCTGTGCCTCTGGTTTTTTCCAGTAAACTTGACCGAAGGGGCCACGAACAACAAGTTCACCCTCCGTCCCCCTGGGAACTTCATTAAAATTTTCATCGACAACTTTGTTTTCCACACCCGGAACAGATATCCCAGTGGAGCCAATCTTATTTTCCGGCACACCTTCCCGTGTTGATAACCAATACATCAAATCCCCTGAACCTAATGAATCAAGAATCTCCACACCAAGTACTTTCTTGCAATCCCGCATGGTACTAGCCGGCAACCATTCACCAGCACTCTGGCACAGTCTTAAAGAACTAACGTCATATTTTACATCGCTTTTTTCGTAATAATCAATCATCATTCTAAAAGCAGTTGGAACACATGCACATACAGTTATCTTATGCTTTTCAATGATTTCAAACATTTTATCCGGTTTGAACCGATCTATAATTGAAAGTGTACATCCAACACGCCATGGCTCAAAGGTAAAGTTTACCGAACCAAATGCAAATGTAAAAAATGGGTGACCGCCTACTATGTCATTTTCCGTCAACTTTAAAACATATTTGCCATGGGTATCACAAACCGCCAAAATGTCAGAATAATTACAGACAATGCCTTTAGGCTTCCCGGTGGTACCCGAACTGTAAATGAGCCGTCCAATATTGAATTTGGTTGTTGCCGCCGACTCACATACATCTGATTCTCCTGCCATTAATTCTTCCATACTCAGATGACCTTCATGGCTTCCCCCAAAAACAACAAAGTGTTTCACCGTTTCAAGCTCATTTTTTACAGCATCTACGTCTTCTACAACATCTTTTCGGGATAGAACCACCAAAGCTTCCGAATTATTTGCCCGGTATGAAATTTCTTCCCCTTTGACTAAATGATTACATAATACTGGGATAGCACCAATCCTCCAGCAGGCAAAATTTGCAATAATATATTCCGGGGTATTAGGTGCGCGCAACATTACCCGATCATTTTCTTTAACACCCAATTTTATGAGGGCATTTGCGAAACGATTCACTTTATTTTGCAGGTCTAAGTAAGTAATTTTTTGGTCTTCAAAAAGAATCGCATTTTTGCTTGGGTTCTTTTGTACATGATTATCCAGTAATTCAACTGCTAGATTAATTTTTTCAGGATAGTTTAGTTCCGGCAAAGCAAAAATTTTATCCGGTAGATATTCTTTGGGACCAATATAATTCCCCGGAAAGTTAAACAAATTAACCTCCTCCTTTTCATAATCTACGCAGTTGGCCAACCACTATTATATCCAAGCAAAATTTATACCAATATTTTCTTAAAAGAGATAAATTGTTAAAAAAAGCATAAAAAAAAAATTAACAAAAAACCGGTATTCGATTATAAGCATTGCTTTACTTTAAAATTTTGAAATTTATTTTGTTCTTTCAAACGTTTCTTAATTTTATTTAATTTAAAAAGTATACAAACTTTTTTTTAAAGCATAACGTGATCCAATATCAAGTTATAATTTAAGAATTATATACTTTTCAAACACTGTATACATCTTAGATGATAAATCTTGCACAAATACACTATCTTTAAATGAACCTTACCGACATATAATTTGGTCAAAATCCCAGGTGTTGCCGACAGATAAATTGGGCATTAACACTCAAACTTAAAAAAATAGCTTTCGCCCCTTCTACCTTATAAGGGTGCATGTAGCTCATAATAACACGGAATAGCAGGAAGAAAACGAATATTAGAAGAATATGTATTTTAAAAATATCCCTAAGCTGTGTATGGCGTAATGTAGGTGGAGTTCCAACGAGAATATAGTTTGATAATCTGTCGGCTGCTGTTGCAGGGATTGAGAAAAACGGCGAGCGCAACCTGGGGGACTGTTTATGCGGTTTGATTGTCACTACCCTTTCGAAGCAATATTCTGTAATCCGGATAGCGGGAATGAGAAGGGACATGTTGAAAACAACTGCGGCTACGGTCGCCGAAACTGGTGTGTTCCCATCCCTCTTCGAAACACAGGAAAAGTTCGCAGATGAACTGGACAGGCTGGTAACAAAGGATATGGATCGCCTTTACTACGTGAAGGAAAAGCTTACCCGGGAACTTTGGAGTGAAGAAAAAAACAAGCTCAACAAGCTGCTTGATCAGGAATTCCAGGTGTACCGGCTTAAAAGTACACAAGTGAACAAGTATGGCGAAATTACGATCGACAAGATACTCATCACGGTATTCAACGTTAAACCAGGAGATAAAGTACTGATTCCGATGTAATGGGATAAAATGGACATTACCGGCTGCCACTTCAAAGTCCTCAATGGTTACCACCATTCTGCCGCTTGTCAGTGGGATCACGTCAGCTACAGCAAGGCTTTGAAGAACATTACACCCCACCGGAGGTCAAAGGAGCGATTCCTGAACTTGCCAAGTACAATACGCTCACGAAAGGAGGTGCGACTGCATGAATACAGCACTGTCAGATATCTGCAGACAGCTGCGGCTCGCCTACATCGTAGAGACTAAAAATGAATGGAACAACAGCAACCCGACAGAGCTCATTGAAAGTATTCTCTCTGCAGACCTTGAGGGCCGCAGACGTGCCAAACTGGGAAAATCGGAGCAAGCTTAGGAAGCATAGTCACCACCAATCTGGAATTCGGGCAGTGGACGACGGTATTCGGCGATAACAAACTGACGGCAGCACTAGTTGATAGTCTTGTCCATCATGCCCATATTCTAACCTTTACAGCCGAGAGTTTCCGACTGAAAGAGGCTATGCAGAGGATCCAAAACTAAGCATTAGGCTGGCAAGTGCCGTATGCATAAAAAAGCTGCATCTTTCTGCATTTTTTACTTGCAAAAAACATCCTTTGGAGGAATGTGGATGAAAAAGCATGGGCAGAACAGTCTGGATCTCAACTTGGAAAATATGTTTAGAAATAATCCTGTTTTGACATCGGTTTTAGAGACTATTTCTGACGGAATTATCATTGTCTCAGCCAGAAGCGAAATTATTTTTGTTAATAAAGCCTATGAGGATATAATAGGTGTAAAACGCGAAAAGATTGTTAAGAAACCACTTTCCTTAATTGAACCCGAATCGCCCTTGCTAGAAGTTTTGGAGAAGGGAATTTGCTTGAGTAACCAAAAAACTTTACTTAAGGCTGCTGGAGCCTTTATTTTAGCTAGCTCGTCTCCAATAAATATAAATGGAGTTACCATTGGAGCGATATCCGTATTTAAAGATATGAAAGATGTTGTTTTATTAAAAGAAGCATTAGAAAGAACTCAGAGTTTTGCCCATTACTTGCAAAATGAATTGTTTAAAGAACAAGCAGTTACTAATGAATTTCAGTTTCATGGGATCGTCGGTCGTAATCCAAAGCTTCTAGATACTATTGAGGTAGTAAAGCAAGCAGCTAAATACGATTATACAGTTCTTTTGCTAGGCGAGAGTGGAGTGGGCAAGGAATTGTTTGCTAATGCAATTCATTTGGAAAGTAACCGTAAGAATGGGCCCTTTGTAAAAGTAAACTGCCCGTCAATACCAGAGACTTTGATAGAGAGTGAGCTTTTTGGGTATGAAGAAGGTGCATTTACCGGTGCTAGTAAACGTGGGAAATTGGGGAAATTTGAAATTGCACAGGGTGGTACATTGTTTTTAGATGAAATAGGGGAAATTGACTTAAAAGTCCAAGCTAAGTTACTACGTGCGTTACAAGAAAATGAGATTGAAAGGATCGGCAGCAACGTTTCTAAAAAAATAGATGTAAGGGTAGTTGCTGCGACTAATAAGGACCTTGAGGCCATGGTCAAACAAGGAAAGTTTAGGGAAGACCTTTTTTTCCGGCTAAATGTAATTCCCATCAAAATTCCACCTTTAAGAGAACGAAAGGATGATATAGTTTTATTAATTACTGAGTTGTTAAAAAAAATTGGAACTAAAAATAACAAAGAAATATCTATTTCAGAGGAGGCCGTGGACATTTTAGTTTCCCATTCGTGGCCGGGTAATGTCAGAGAACTTTATCATGTGCTCGAATATGCAACTGTTCTGGCCAAAGACGGAGAAATTACTCCAAAACAACTCCCCAAATATTTATTGCGTTCTAATACTGAAAGGGCTTATTTGAATAGCAAGAAACTAAATTTGAAAAATTTGATCGCTTCAGCTGAAGAATCTGCCATCAAAGAAGCCTTAAAAATGGCGAAAAACAACAAATCAAAAGCAATAGAGCTATTAGGTATTAGTAGAAGAACTTTTTACGAAAAAATTAAGCTTTATAACATTAAAATTTAACAGAAAATAGAAAGTCCTTAGTCCTTAGCTTTTTTAGCCGTTAATTAAAAACTTTGGCTGGATATGAAAAAAGTGCCGGGAGACTATACCTAACACTTTATGCTTAATTTGACATAAACAGCGGAGCAAATACTAAGGGCACGACGGTCATCAACTTGCTCAGAATGTTCATGGCAGGACCTGAAGTATCCTTAAAGGGATCACCTACGGTATCATCGGTTGTAATGAAATATGAAATGATTATGGAAAGGACGGAAGCAACTAAAGTACCCGTATTCAAAGCTTTTTGGGCGTTGGCCCCTTCGTCGGTACGTACAAGGAATGTGCCTATAATTGCTGCTACGCTACCAGCAGCAACCATTAACGGTATATAGGTACCGTAGTTAATACCTATAGCTGCAGCCAAAGCCACTCCGGAAATAATAGAGCC
This region of Zhaonella formicivorans genomic DNA includes:
- a CDS encoding 2-hydroxyacyl-CoA dehydratase subunit D; translated protein: MGREAASVYESARDIAIKWHENGGKVIGYFCSCLPEELLHAAGVLPFRIIAGSKIDLVLKECDFLDGVVSSHPYETFSGKFHHHLSIPDPRADESIITFEKEIEILINSMEKELINCVISEEALLKSIQIYNRSRSLFHELDIARRQGNLDSSILYEAIHGSMGISREESIPLLEALVSDARPAIGQKIDKFRVHLSGSILTDLGLIRLMENNGLQIVSDDLCTGSRYFENLVDETKPPITALAERYLKSMPCTCMFPENLRMDHFCQKAQINKVDGVVVLLEKYCDSYLFDSPEVRKRFNEMGIPVLFLAGEDAGISQEQITAQIQEFKEAINKKKLHFEGKS
- a CDS encoding benzoate/H(+) symporter BenE family transporter gives rise to the protein MGGYLLVARFMKNIPGALGALVFGVIAFIVTGSPDFSGVHFTLTGPMFVKPQFNLMAAISVGIPLAILVIGAENAQSIGVLKALGYDPPVNAMTIYSGIFGTLGPFLGIHNVNIAGPMTVMTCSPEVGKKELRYGASFLNDFFYGIAGPFVIPLVAFLAVIPKPLVTIVAGLAMLRVVSSSLIDTFAEGKFLMGGFFAFIIGASNITVLQISAAFWALLGGCLVSLLLEGKDYAEFRKQQTASL
- a CDS encoding benzoate/H(+) symporter BenE family transporter, coding for MNFHWFEKGPGYASGIKDLPKTFTTPAISQALIAAIFGISVDVIFIKSAQEGGWPNGAIVGWLFAVHVLGGFLCWFLNLYYKKPIAGASSITGGVMFATAATSFTINELYGAAVVAGIIVFLLGVTGTIKKVMAILPMPVVLGMTAGVLLRFVTGIPGAIQDAPVVAGAAFIG
- a CDS encoding acyl-CoA synthetase, producing MFNFPGNYIGPKEYLPDKIFALPELNYPEKINLAVELLDNHVQKNPSKNAILFEDQKITYLDLQNKVNRFANALIKLGVKENDRVMLRAPNTPEYIIANFACWRIGAIPVLCNHLVKGEEISYRANNSEALVVLSRKDVVEDVDAVKNELETVKHFVVFGGSHEGHLSMEELMAGESDVCESAATTKFNIGRLIYSSGTTGKPKGIVCNYSDILAVCDTHGKYVLKLTENDIVGGHPFFTFAFGSVNFTFEPWRVGCTLSIIDRFKPDKMFEIIEKHKITVCACVPTAFRMMIDYYEKSDVKYDVSSLRLCQSAGEWLPASTMRDCKKVLGVEILDSLGSGDLMYWLSTREGVPENKIGSTGISVPGVENKVVDENFNEVPRGTEGELVVRGPFGQVYWKKPEAQMKGVWNGWSRPGLTFVQDEDGYFWYKGRTDDMIVTSGYKIPGGEVEAVLNEHPAVLESAVVASPDPIRQNIVKAFVVLKEGYEPSEELIVELQEYTKKHLAEYKYPREIEFAKADELPRTSTGKIQRNVLRKQEEMKKKKNVG
- a CDS encoding sigma-54 interaction domain-containing protein: MKKHGQNSLDLNLENMFRNNPVLTSVLETISDGIIIVSARSEIIFVNKAYEDIIGVKREKIVKKPLSLIEPESPLLEVLEKGICLSNQKTLLKAAGAFILASSSPININGVTIGAISVFKDMKDVVLLKEALERTQSFAHYLQNELFKEQAVTNEFQFHGIVGRNPKLLDTIEVVKQAAKYDYTVLLLGESGVGKELFANAIHLESNRKNGPFVKVNCPSIPETLIESELFGYEEGAFTGASKRGKLGKFEIAQGGTLFLDEIGEIDLKVQAKLLRALQENEIERIGSNVSKKIDVRVVAATNKDLEAMVKQGKFREDLFFRLNVIPIKIPPLRERKDDIVLLITELLKKIGTKNNKEISISEEAVDILVSHSWPGNVRELYHVLEYATVLAKDGEITPKQLPKYLLRSNTERAYLNSKKLNLKNLIASAEESAIKEALKMAKNNKSKAIELLGISRRTFYEKIKLYNIKI
- a CDS encoding sodium/proton-translocating pyrophosphatase gives rise to the protein MIISYFITTDDTVGDPFKDTSGPAMNILSKLMTVVPLVFAPLFMSN